The Engraulis encrasicolus isolate BLACKSEA-1 chromosome 4, IST_EnEncr_1.0, whole genome shotgun sequence genome includes a window with the following:
- the si:dkey-12e7.4 gene encoding C-signal, protein MTDAFKNCKSVMITGASRGLGLQMVETLVTGNSSPGKIIATARNPPGAKELQSLAGKYPQIHIITLDVINQQSIESAAKEVEQLVQEDGLNCLINNAGINVVANFETVTAEQMLENFHTNSVAPLMITKAFLPLLRRAAARGSGMGIHRAAVINITSLLGSVELYWGDRADTFKWYPYRTSKSALNMVTRCMAVDLHHEGILVMALHPGWVRTDMGGQEAPLSTEESISSVLSVIGELTEEHHGSFLHYTGEPLPW, encoded by the exons ATGACTGATGCGTTCAAAAACTGCAAAAGTGTAATGATAACGGGAGCCAGTCGAGGCCTCGGTTTACAAATGGTGGAGACCCTGGTGACAGGAAACAGCTCTCCGGGAAAAATAATAGCCACTGCCCGTAATCCTCCCGGAGCCAAG GAATTGCAGAGTTTGGCAGGGAAATATCCCCAAATACATATCATAACACTTG ACGTCATTAACCAGCAGAGTATCGAGAGCGCTGCcaaggaggtggagcagctggtcCAGGAGGATGGACTCAACTGCCTCATCAATAACGCCGGCATCAACGTGGTGGCCAACTTTGAGACGGTCACTGCAGAGCAGATGCTTGAGAACTTTCACACCAACTCGGTGGCCCCATTGATGATCACCAAG GCATTCCTACCCCTGTTGCGGCGTGCAGCTGCCAGGGGTTCTGGTATGGGTATCCACCGTGCGGCAGTCATCAACATCACCTCCCTACTGGGCTCTGTAGAGCTCTACTGGGGCGACCGAGCCGACACCTTCAAGTGGTACCCCTACAGGACATCCAAG agtGCTCTGAACATGGTGACGCGCTGCATGGCTGTGGACCTGCATCATGAGGGCATCTTAGTTATGGCGCTGCATCCCGGCTGGGTCCGCACAGACATGGGGGGGCAAGAG gccccGCTGAGCACAGAGGAGAGCATCTCGAGTGTCTTGTCTGTGATTGGAGAGCTGACTGAAGAGCATCATGGATCATTTCTGCACTACACAGGAGAGCCGTTACCATGGTGA
- the syt19 gene encoding synaptotagmin-6, producing MIPIPETQWLDVRMPFSDEVKYIILAVSILLFIIAMGILVWQLQRCCPQHHSPKDSMSSLVTEGDNGLSGSYPKIQTPRLKEEYSQHQSGRLSRCLSRCDSIPPSSPSILSCSLDSLGEEEQEEEEEVRGSLHFSLYYDQTQALLVVTVLEARDLPLRSYHHHQRRNLDPLVRVRLLWARDNQEDGDTDVEEEEEDEEGGEEEEEEVQGKGGSRRRKRRRKRSVRSGQHLQCVLKEWQSRPVRNSSSPAFGEQFSYTLPEDEVPHVTVKLEVQDYDKYSRHETVGEVRTPLADLNISYPLDLWQDLQRPSKDLVGEVLLSLKYMPTSQRLEVGVLKIRMISKSSRTDRAVYVRASVQCNQCRLHHQKTAVKTHWDVMVFNEALVFLLPDAPVHHCRVTLNVYEVHPGKKKASKHLIGQLSIGKGRQAEDEHWRLMMRSLRQPIAKWHLLHI from the exons ATGATCCCCATCCCGGAAACGCAGTGGCTGGACGTGCGGATGCCATTTTCAGACGAGGTCAAGTACATCATTCTGGCCGtgtccatcctcctcttcatcatcgccATGGGGATACTGGTCTGGCAGCTGCAGAGGTGCTGCCCCCAACACCATAGCCCCAAGGACTCCA tgagcAGTCTGGTGACAGAGGGAGATAATGGCCTCAGCGGAAGTTACCCAAAAATCCAGACCCCCAGACTGAAG GAGGAGTACAGCCAGCATCAGTCGGGTCGTCTGAGCCGCTGCCTGTCTCGCTGCGACTCCATCCCGCCGTCCTCCCCCTCCATACTCAGCTGCAGCCTGGACAGCCTGggcgaggaggagcaggaggaggaggaggaggtgcgggGCTCGCTCCACTTCTCCCTGTACTACGACCAGACGCAGGCCCTACTGGTGGTCACGGTGCTGGAGGCGCGAGACCTCCCCCTCCgcagctaccaccaccaccagcgccgCAACCTGGACCCCCTCGTCAGGGTGCGCCTcctctgggccagggacaaccaGGAGGACGGGGATAcggacgtggaggaggaggaggaggacgaggagggaggggaggaggaggaggaggaggtgcagggaaagggagggagcaggaggaggaagaggaggaggaagaggagtgtgcGGAGCGGGCAGCATCTGCAGTGCGTGCTGAAGGAGTGGCAGTCTCGTCCGGTGAGGAACAGCAGCAGCCCAGCGTTTGGGGAGCAGTTCTCATACACGCTGCCTGAGGACGAGGTCCCGCATGTCACCGTCAAACTGGAG GTTCAGGACTATGACAAATACTCTAGGCATGAGACCGTGGGAGAGGTGCGGACGCCACTGGCCGATCTGAATATCTCATACCCTCTTGACCTATGGCAGGACTTGCAACGCCCCAGCAAG GACTTGGTAGGTGAGGTGCTCCTGTCCCTGAAGTACATGCCCACATCTCAGAGGCTAGAGGTTGGAGTCCTGAAGATACGCATGATCTCCAAGTCCAGCAGGACAGACAGAG cgGTGTACGTGCGGGCTAGCGTGCAGTGTAACCAGTGTCGGCTGCACCACCAGAAGACGGCGGTGAAGACGCATTGGGACGTGATGGTCTTCAACGAGGCCCTGGTGTTCCTGCTGCCCGACGCCCCTGTCCACCACTGCCGTGTCACCCTCAACGTCTATGAGGTGCATCCTGGGAAGAAGAAGGCGTCTAAGCACCTGATTGGCCAGCTGAGCATTGGGAAGGGCAGGCAGGCGGAGGATGAGCACTGGAGACTGATGATGCGATCGCTGCGGCAGCCAATAGCCAAATGGCACCTGCTCCACATATGA
- the got2a gene encoding aspartate aminotransferase, mitochondrial, translated as MALLKTTRLISSVGSHSSALGVLPIRASSWWSDVQMGPPDPILGVTEAFKKDSNPKKMNLGVGAYRDDNGKPYVLSCVRKAEALIMGKGLDKEYLPIGGLGDFSKACAVLALGPKNEVLQSGRSITVQTISGTGSLRIGGNFLSRFHTAARDIYLPKPSWGNHTPIFRDAGLELKAYRYYDPNTCGFDFKGALDDISKIPEKSMILLHACAHNPTGVDPRPEQWKELSAVIKKRNLLVFFDMAYQGFASGDIDRDAWAVRHFIEEGHNIVLSQSFAKNMGLYGERVGGFTVVCKDAEEAKRVESQLKILIRPIYSNPPMNGARIASTILTTPDLYAEWLQEVHTMANRIIKMREMLVANLKKNGSSHNWQHVIDQIGMFCFTGLKPEQVARLSNEFSIYMTKDGRISMAGVSSGNVGYLAEGIHAVTK; from the exons ATGGCTCTTCTAAAGACAACCAGATTAATCTCCTCCGTTGGGTCCCATAGTTCTGCTCTGGGAGTCCTCCCTATCCGTGCAAG CTCATGGTGGTCCGATGTGCAGATGGGCCCCCCCGATCCCATCCTGGGGGTGACGGAGGCCTTCAAGAAGGACAGCAACCCTAAGAAGATGAACCTGGGGGTGGGGGCCTACCGTGACGACAACGGCAAACCATACGTCCTCAGCTGCGTACGCAAG GCGGAGGCCCTGATCATGGGTAAGGGGCTGGATAAGGAGTACCTGCCCATCGGAGGCCTGGGGGATTTCAGCAAGGCCTGTGCCGTCCTCGCCCTGGGGCCTAAAAACGAGGTCCTCCAGAGCGGCAGG AGCATCACGGTGCAGACCATCTCTGGAACCGGCTCCCTCAGGATCGGGGGCAACTTCCTG TCTCGTTTCCACACCGCGGCGCGTGACATCTACTTGCCCAAGCCATCATGGGGTAACCACACCCCTATCTTCCGTGACGCTGGCCTGGAGCTCAAGGCCTACCGCTACTATGACCCCAACACCTGCGGCTTTGACTTCAAGGGGGCCCTCGATGACAtctcg AAAATCCCGGAGAAGAGTATGATTCTGTTGCACGCCTGCGCCCACAACCCCACTGGCGTCGACCCCCGGCCTGAGCAGTGGAAGGAGCTGTCTGCCGTCATCAAG AAAAGGAACCTGCTGGTGTTCTTCGACATGGCGTACCAGGGCTTCGCCAGCGGGGACATCGACCGCGACGCCTGGGCCGTGCGCCACTTCATCGAGGAGGGCCACAACATTGTGCTGTCCCAGTCCTTCGCCAAGAACATGGGCCTCTACg gtgagCGTGTGGGAGGCTTCACGGTGGTGTGTAAGGACGCTGAGGAGGCCAAGCGCGTGGAGTCCCAGCTGAAGATCCTGATCAGGCCCATCTACTCCAACCCCCCCATGAACGGAGCCCGCATCGCATCCACCATCCTCACCACCCCAGACCTCTACGCAGAGTG gctgcagGAGGTTCATACCATGGCCAATCGCATCATCAAGATGAGAGAAATGCTGGTTGCCAACCTGAAGAAGAATGGCTCCTCCCACAACTGGCAACACGTCATCGACCAAATCGGCATGTTCTGCTTCACTGGACTCAAACCAgagcag gTGGCGCGCTTGTCTAACGAGTTCTCCATCTACATGACGAAGGACGGCCGTATCTCCATGGCTGGCGTCTCCTCTGGCAACGTGGGCTACCTGGCCGAGGGCATCCACGCTGTTACTAAGTAA